The following is a genomic window from Neisseria zalophi.
TTCTATTTTTTCGCCGTTTTTCAATAACACCTCATAAACCACAGTCGGCGCCGTGGTAATCAGATCCATATCGAATTCACGTTCCAACCGTTCTTGAACGATTTCAAGGTGCAGCAAACCTAAGAAACCACAACGGAAACCGAAGCCTAGAGCTTGGGAAACTTCCGGTTCGAATTTTAATGAGGCATCGTTAAGCTGTAATTTTTCCAGCGCATCGCGCAAGGCTTCGTAGTCGTGGCTTTCTACCGGATAAAGTCCGGCAAAAACTTGAGATTGCACTTCTTGGAAACCCGGTAACGGTTTTTCCGCCGGATTGGCCGCTAAGGTGATGGTATCGCCGACTTTGGCGGTATGCAGCTCTTTCAGGCCGGTAATCAAGAAACCCACCTCACCGGCGGATAATTCTTGTTTTTGAACCGATTTAGGCGTGAAAATCCCCAATTGCTCGACTTGAGTTTCCGCTTTAGTGCTCATAAACAGCAGCTTGTCTTTTAATTTCAGACGGCCTTCTTTCACTCGGATAAGCATCACAACGCCGACATAGTTATCAAACCACGAATCAATAATCATCGCTTGTAATGGTGCATTTTCATCGCCTTCGGGCGCCGGAATTTTGGCAACAATTTCTTCCAACACATCTTCGACGCCCAAGCCGCTTTTAGCCGAGCATTTAACTGCCTCTGTCGCGTCAATACCGATAATGTCTTCAATTTCTTGCGATACCCGATCGGGGTCGGCAGCAGGCAGATCAATTTTATTCAATACGGGCACGACTTCGACGCCTAAATCAATCGCGGTATAGCAGTTGGCGACGGTTTGCGCTTCAACACCTTGCGAAGCATCGACCACCAATAAAGCACCTTCGCAGGCTGAAAGCGAGCGGGATACTTCGTATGAGAAATCGACGTGTCCGGGGGTATCGATTAAGTTAAGCCGGTAGGTTTGGCCATCTTTGGCAGTGTAATTCAGAGCGGCAGTCTGTGCTTTAATGGTAATACCGCGCTCTTTTTCAATTTCCATTGAATCCAGCACCTGCGTGCTCATTTCGCGCAAATCCAAACCGCCGCAATATTGGATAAAGCGGTCGGCCAGAGTGGATTTACCATGGTCGATGTGGGCGATAATAGAGAAATTTCTAATATTTTTCATTGAATTAGACATGCTGCTTTTTATTCTGTGTGAGGCCGTCTGAAAAAGTTAAAAGCCCTTTTCAGACGGCTTGATAAATCGGAAAGAAATAGCGGCATATTTTAGCTGAAAAAAGTGATTTCTGCTAATTCAAACAGCATTAAGCAGCCATATAAACCAAAATATTCCACTTTATCTGAATAACAATCGGGCTTTACACTGTATCTGCCGAATAAAAAAACTTATAATGCGCCCGTTCACATTTTATTTTGCCTATTACTTTTATGCCTGAAGCACTTCCTCCCCGCCGTCTCTCAGTTGCCCCAATGCTCGATTGGACGGACACTCACTATCGTTATATGGCCCGCCAAATTACCCGACACACATGGCTTTACAGCGAAATGATTAATGCCGGCGCCATTATTTATGGTGATGCGGATCGTTTTTTGGCATTTAATGACGGTGAACAACCGCTTGCTCTGCAGTTAGGGGGTAGCGATCCTCATGATTTGGCTAAAGCTTCTGCCATCGCAAGCGGGTATGGTTACAATGAAATTAATCTGAATTGCGGCTGCCCCAGCCCACGGGTTCAAAAAGGAGCCTTCGGCGCCTGCTTAATGAATGAAGTCAGCTTGGTTGCCGATTGTGTGAATGCCATGCAGGATGCCGCGCAGGATATTCCGGTTACGGTTAAACACCGCATTGGTGTTGACCGTCAAACCGAATACGAAAGCGTACGGGATTTTGTCGGTACCCTCTCAGAAAAAACCGCATGCCGTACTTTTATCGTACACGCACGCAATGCTTGGCTGGACGGCTTGTCTCCGAAAGAAAATCGGGAAATCCCGCCTTTAAAATACGAATATATTTACCAACTAAAACGTGATTTCCCAACATTGGAAATCATTATTAACGGCGGCATTACCACCAATGAGCAAATTGCCGAACATCTGCAATATGTAGACGGCGTGATGATTGGCCGTGAGGCATATCATAATCCGATGGTTATGCGCGATTGGGACAGACTGTTTTATGGCGATAGCGGGCGGCCAATCGAATACGAAGAGTTGGTAGAAAGGCTTTTTCAATATAGCCGTCTGAAAATCAAGGCCGGTAACGGCGTTATCCTACCCCACATTGTCCGCCATGCCCTTGGCTTGATGCACGGCTTGAATAAAGCCCGTATATGGCGGCGCATGCTTTCGGATGCTAACTTGTTAAAAAACAATGACGGTAGTCTGATTTTAGAAGCTTGGCAGGAAGTGAAAAATGCCAATAGCCGCACAACCGAAATTTTATAAATATCTGCATCTCCAACTAAGGCCGTCTGAAACATAGCAGGATAAATAATATACAAAGCCATGTTACTGCTTATTTAATTATATTTATCTTGATATACCAATGACTTCACAAATAGTGATAATGTAAAAACTACTTTTTTCTTTATCCATTCAGACGGCCTCAATAAACGAATGGCTTAATTTAAGCTATAATCCCCCTCTTTATTTATTTTAAAATTTTCATTACACACTATGTCAAACGTATCTTCAACTGCACATCAAATTCTTGAGCACTCGGGTATTTTAAGTTTATTTGCCCGACAAAAATTTACTTCACAACTATTGGAACGTAGCTTTAGTAGTACAGAGGGCTGGATTGAACTCGCCATTGTTGCCGGAATTATGATTTTGACTTTTTGGCTATCTGGCTATCTGGCAAAAAAATACCCGCTTTCCGAATCAGGCAAATGGGGCTTTTTACATCATGTTGTACTACGCATCCTTTGGCCATTCATGATGCTGGTAACTTCAATTATTGTACTATCCGCATGGAGCCTTTCAGGAAAAAGTGCTCTATGGTTACAGTTGCTGGCAATGGCTTCCAGATGGATGATTTTGATTCGGGTTGCTTTAGCCATATTTCATGCCGCACTACCCAATAATAAAATGACAGATTGGTTAGAAAGATTTTTATCCGGTGCGCTTTGGTTAGCTTTTGTACTTTGGGTATCCAGTATCGATAAAATTATTATTAACGGATTAAAATCAATTGAATTCCCTATTGGTTCGTCTACTTTGAACCTCTACACAATACTTACAGGGCTAATATGGGTTATTGTTATTCTAGTGCTTGCATTATGGGCAGCACGTTTTATTGATGCCAGATTAATGGCCAGTACCCGCCTTGACATTAACCTACGTATCGTATTATCCAAAATAATCAAAACTGCAATGGTTATCTTATCGGTTTTGATTGCTCTGCCGTTAGTTGGTATTGATTTAACCGTGTTATCCGTATTCGGTGGTGCCGTCGGTGTCGGTATCGGTTTCGGTTTGCAAAAAGTAGCCAGTAATTATATTTCCGGTTTTATTATTTTAGGAGACCGCTCAATCCGCCCCGGAGACCGTTTAACCGTTGATGGTTTTACTGGTTATGTCACCAAAATCACTTCCCGCTTTGTCGTACTTAAAAGCCTTACCGGATCAGAAGCATTGATTCCGAATGAAACTTTCGTAACATCTACTGTTATTAACGAGTCTTACAGTAGCAATTCTTTATGGCAGAATTTAG
Proteins encoded in this region:
- the lepA gene encoding translation elongation factor 4, which translates into the protein MKNIRNFSIIAHIDHGKSTLADRFIQYCGGLDLREMSTQVLDSMEIEKERGITIKAQTAALNYTAKDGQTYRLNLIDTPGHVDFSYEVSRSLSACEGALLVVDASQGVEAQTVANCYTAIDLGVEVVPVLNKIDLPAADPDRVSQEIEDIIGIDATEAVKCSAKSGLGVEDVLEEIVAKIPAPEGDENAPLQAMIIDSWFDNYVGVVMLIRVKEGRLKLKDKLLFMSTKAETQVEQLGIFTPKSVQKQELSAGEVGFLITGLKELHTAKVGDTITLAANPAEKPLPGFQEVQSQVFAGLYPVESHDYEALRDALEKLQLNDASLKFEPEVSQALGFGFRCGFLGLLHLEIVQERLEREFDMDLITTAPTVVYEVLLKNGEKIEVENPSKLPDIGTIETIFEPIITATILVPQEYVGAVMTLCNQKRGVQQNMQYMGRQVMLTYDLPMNEVVMDFFDKLKSTSRGYASLDYEFKEFQAADLIKLDIMVNGEKVDALSLIVHRSNAVYRGRELAAKMRELIPRQMFDIAVQAAIGSQIIARETVKALRKNVLAKCYGGDITRKKKLLEKQKAGKRRMKQVGNVEIPQSAFLAILQVGDK
- the dusA gene encoding tRNA dihydrouridine(20/20a) synthase DusA yields the protein MPEALPPRRLSVAPMLDWTDTHYRYMARQITRHTWLYSEMINAGAIIYGDADRFLAFNDGEQPLALQLGGSDPHDLAKASAIASGYGYNEINLNCGCPSPRVQKGAFGACLMNEVSLVADCVNAMQDAAQDIPVTVKHRIGVDRQTEYESVRDFVGTLSEKTACRTFIVHARNAWLDGLSPKENREIPPLKYEYIYQLKRDFPTLEIIINGGITTNEQIAEHLQYVDGVMIGREAYHNPMVMRDWDRLFYGDSGRPIEYEELVERLFQYSRLKIKAGNGVILPHIVRHALGLMHGLNKARIWRRMLSDANLLKNNDGSLILEAWQEVKNANSRTTEIL
- a CDS encoding mechanosensitive ion channel family protein, with translation MSNVSSTAHQILEHSGILSLFARQKFTSQLLERSFSSTEGWIELAIVAGIMILTFWLSGYLAKKYPLSESGKWGFLHHVVLRILWPFMMLVTSIIVLSAWSLSGKSALWLQLLAMASRWMILIRVALAIFHAALPNNKMTDWLERFLSGALWLAFVLWVSSIDKIIINGLKSIEFPIGSSTLNLYTILTGLIWVIVILVLALWAARFIDARLMASTRLDINLRIVLSKIIKTAMVILSVLIALPLVGIDLTVLSVFGGAVGVGIGFGLQKVASNYISGFIILGDRSIRPGDRLTVDGFTGYVTKITSRFVVLKSLTGSEALIPNETFVTSTVINESYSSNSLWQNLDVQVAYSTDLTQAMQILEECAAAQDRVDTSPVPRALVLGFGDNGIDLRIGFWVKDPENGFSLLFSNILFSIWQRFNEEGIEFPFPQREVRILNEYQALDGSVNTQASQPIQSANHPDA